In the genome of Montipora foliosa isolate CH-2021 chromosome 3, ASM3666993v2, whole genome shotgun sequence, one region contains:
- the LOC137995277 gene encoding mRNA export factor GLE1-like → MANSGKKLTMKWTEEKDVMMMKEIAAQGVFQYKFGSRERGNVWNVVAQNLKCHTDLFDGLTERGARDRYTLISRRFKAKISEELKSSGIGGEPQTEYEILLEELVHLSDEAEKRAEIDAKSIKDKANLEKQKALDIRKKAMEKMGETRKRSAEDVEEEEEEFQIKEQKKRRRGSETMLWLEKKAERDAKFRELQLEEQRKDREMQREERKEQLDLQQKQLQIQLENQQQQQQQQTMLMQQMISMMQQQQQQMQLVFSKLHDNKKIHFEFENMRSICCCCCCCSVLT, encoded by the exons ATGGCAAATTCAGGAAAAAA gCTCACAATGAAGTGGACTGAGGAGAAAGACGTGATGATGATGAAGGAGATTGCGGCTCAAGGAGTATTTCAATACAAATTTGGCAGTCGAGAGAGAGGAAACGTGTGGAATGTCGTGGCGCAAAACTTAAAATGTCACACTGATTTGTTTGATGGCTTGACTGAAAGGGGAGCAAGGGATAGATATACTTTAATTTCAAGGCGTTTCAAAGCAAAGATTTCGGAGGAATTGAAAAGCAGCGGCATTGGTGGGGAGCCACAGACCGAGTATGAAATTTTACTCGAAGAACTTGTCCATTTAAGCGATGAGGCGGAGAAAAGAGCAGAAATAGATGCAAAAAGTATCAAGGATAAGGCTAACCTAGAGAAGCAGAAGGCGCTGGACATCAGAAAAAAGGCAATGGAAAAAATGGGGGAAACAAGAAAAAGATCTGCTGAAGATGTggaggaggaagaagaggagttccaaataaaagaacagaaaaagaGGAGGAGAGGATCGGAGACCATGTTGTGGCTTGAAAAGAAGGCAGAGAGAGATGCTAAGTTCAGAGAATTACAGCTtgaagaacaaagaaaagataGAGAGATGCagcgagaagaaagaaaagagcaGCTGGACCTCCAACAGAAGCAGTTGCAGATACAGCTTGAAAAtcaacagcagcagcaacaacagcaaactATGCTGATGCAGCAAATGATAAGCATGatgcaacaacagcaacaacaaatgCAGCTCGTGTTTTCAAAGCTGCACGACAATAAAAAGATTCATTTTGAGTTTGAAAACATGAGGTCcatttgttgttgctgttgttgttgttcagtaCTTACTTAA